Part of the Cuniculiplasma divulgatum genome, CATAGAATTGTTCGGGATAAAGAACCCTGTAGAACCCAGTTTCTCCAACGTTTAGTTTGACAAAATTCTCTCCAGAAATTGTGGTTTCCCTTGTTTCCATCAGGATGCTTTCATCACCGTTTTCTCTCAAAACGGTTAGTGGAACAGGCCATATATCCCTGCCTTCCCTGCCATCAAGATAGAACCTTGATTGGGTTATCTTTATCTTATTTGAATCGTAGGTAAGCTTCAGGATGGGATATCCTTCTCTTTTTACCCATGATTCCATTATTCTATCAACCGGTTTGCCTGATGCTTTTGCTATGCTCTTCCATAGATCCTGGCCCTCTGCGTTTGAATATGAAAATTTCTCAAGATAATTGTGTAATCCAGCCTGGAAGCTCTCCTTACCTGCATAGGATTCGATCATTCTAAGGATCATTCCACCCTTTCCATAGCTTATTTGATCAAATATCTGTTCAATTTCCTCTGGTTCTTTTACATTAGCCTCTATTGGATGGGTACTTTCAAGCGAGTCGTCCGTGAAAGCACCTCTCCCTCTTGATAATAACATATCACCAGTGACCTTCCATTCAGGATAGTAATTTTCCACGACTTTATACATCATGAATGTTGCAAAACTCTCGTTTAGCCAAAGATCATTCCACCATTTCATTGTTACGAGATTTCCGAACCACTGGTGAGCTATCTCATGGGCAATAACGGCCGCAACCCTCTTTTTGGTTGCTCCTCCTGTGCTCTTGTTTACTAGAATTGCAACTTCTCTAAATGTTATTGCACCCCAGTTTTCCATTGCACCTGCTGCGAATTCCGGTACAGATATGAGATGCATTTTTGGCAATGGATATTTTATCCCGAAATAATCGTTAAAAAATTCAAGAGACTGTGCTGCCATCACGAGTGGAAAATCTGTAGTATCAAGGTTTCCTTTTAGTCCTGAAAGGTATAGCTTTACATTTTCAAAACTGCTTTCTTTCGTTTCAAACTTTCCTATTCCAATGTAAACAAGATAGGTGGACATCCTTGGAGTCCTCTGAAATTTGACTGTTTTCACACTACCCGATTTTACAACCTCTTTTTCAGGCATATTGGAAATAACATCAAGATCTGAGGCTGTTGTTATTTCTAAATCGAAGGTTGCCTTCATGGATGGATTGTCAAAGCATGGAAAGGCCCTTCTAGCACCTATGGATTCAAACTGTGTTGTTGCCATCTCAGAGCCGTCAGATGCTCTTGCCAGATAAAGTCCTGTTAAGGCTTCGTTGAGTTTTGAGGTGAACTCAATTTCAAGAATTGAATTTCCGTTTAATTTAGCTTCTATAATTTTTTCATCGTCCCTCCTGCCTTCCAGAAGTTCAACATTTTTTCCATCAAGTGTAATCTTATTTATTTTCTGTTCCAGCGTGTTTAGAATTAGCCTGTCTTCTTTTCCTTCTAGCTGTATCTTTTCCTTTCCGCTATATGTTTTGTTCTTGTGATCATATTCCAGTTTTATCCAATAGTTTAGAACTTCCATGTTCCACTATGAATTTAATGTGTAAAACTTTATTGCTTGCCCACAGTCATTTTAATAGTGTTTATTAAATTTGAGTATTCTTCTAAATGCAAATATTTATTTTACCTGATTAAATTAGTACGTATGGGGCTTAGCAAAAGAGATCTAACAAGAAAGAAAAAGAGTATAGAATCAAAGATAGATGAACTGGAGGAAAGGGCAAGACGAAATCCCAAGGACAAGAATATTCAAAACGAAATTAATGATCTAAAGAAAAAACTAGATAAATAGTTTATTTTTAAGAATTAAATCAACATTTATATTAAATCGAATAAACAGTCTCACTTTCATAAAATGTATGGAGGTATCAAACATTATATGACTGATAATAATTTTGGAATGTTCTGCCACAGAACACCACAACAAATATGCTTATGGTAAATAGTATTGCTTGGCCTGATAAAAGAAAGAAAAAGTATTCTGATAGGCAAATCATGACGATGCCTGTATTACTGAATAAATTCAGTGTAATCTTCTATTCAAATTTACCCATTATCGGCTATTGAATATTAACGTCCAATACGTTTTGATGATTCATTAATATAATTGAGTGTTTAAAAATAATATCATTATATGTTTTAAGTAGGGTTGATACTATTTTTTAGGTATATTTAAAATTATGTGTTTAAAAGTGAGACCGAATTTTTTAGCTCTGAAATAATTTCCAATTGAGATTCCAATTACCGGCAAACTTAAACAAGAAAATATCTCAATAGTCAATGTTTCAATGATATCTATATTCTTGTCATATAAAAATTTTGTAAAAGCAAATAATGCAATTATAACCAATCCACCAAAAATATAAACCATGGATGCATAAAAAGTTGTATAAGCCTTTTGTGATTCCCATTTTTTATTTCCTTTTTTTGGATGCCCATATATGATAAAATAGTATAAAACTGAGAAAACTCCCACTAAGATTTCAATTGTAACCACAGAAAAAGCTATAATTTTACCTTCATATAAAACAGATATCAATTATTGTAACACCCCTGATATGCCCAATTGTTCCATCCAACCGTATTGGCTATGCTGTGTATAGACCCACTAATTTCTGAGATATAGTACACTCCTTCAGCCCCCCCTCCTGCTACCATAGGTACATTTGGGAATATAGTAACCGTATTTCCATTGCTAAGGTAACCGTATTCCCCTATAGATGAATCTAGTGAACCAAAACCAAAGGACTGTAAGGGATAATAATAATTTATTGAATCATACAACCACATATACTTTTTTCCTGTATTTTCATTTGCGTAAGTTGACTCGTAAAGCTCCAGAAGTTTGGAACTAACATAAGCAGATTCAATTGATTCTGCTACTCCAACCCCGACTAATACTGAGGCAACAATAACCGAGACCAGAATAGAAGTTCCACCCGTTATAGGGGCAAACGCAAATCCAACTGATAATACACCAAGAATTACTGAAGCTAAAATGTCATAATTAGAAGTCCCGGAAATGGCTTGGTTAAAATATTTTTGTGCACTGTTTCCCAGGTAAACAGCATTTAATATATCGTGCTCACCGTAAGTAATAGTTGTGAATATGAGAGAATACTTAAAATAATTTACACTTACCATTAACCATTCTCCGTAATCTGTACAAATGGCTTTTGGAAGATCATTGGAGCTTATCTTAAAAGCATATGCGGTTTCGTTATTAGCATTGAGATTGTATACGGTTAATGATCTATTGCTTTCTATTAGGGTTGTCCGTTGAAATTTAGGTTCTCTTAGAGAATTGTTTTCTAATTTGGATAAAAAGATTTTCATTTCTATTTGATTTTTCTTTTGAAAAGCCTTTTCCTCTTTCAGTGTTATTTTTTCAAATATGGATTTGTAATAGGGGTTTTCACCAAGGAAAGTCAAAAAGTCCTGCAATAATATATTAGATGGATGATCTAAGACCTTTTGTATGGTTAATCCATTTTTGTTAAGCCATTGATAGAACCCGAAGGACAATCTGTCACTGAGATTGTTATCCCTGATGGATTCCACATATGATATGACCATCTGGTTCCCAATTGGTTTTTCCCCTTCTTTTCCTATTGAAGGGTTGTGATCTTCAGGATATTGCATTAATGTCATAAGCCCACCGAATATCATTGCAAATGAAAGCAAAACAGATACAATAATTTTTATTTTTGAGTCCATATTGATATTAATGATTCATTATATATATATATTGACGATTTATAAACCCCACTCAAGTACTTAATTCGAATTAGATTAAAAGTTTTTGTGTTTACGATTTCGTTATGATAATAAAAGGTTATTAGGTTTAGGGAGCTATATCGTTTTCCAGTTTATTACTAAGATGTGCTTCCTTTTACTTTTGTATTACGTTACAATTAAGGGAGTGATTCTATAATGGTATCACTATACCAGAGAATGATGTCTCTAATATGTAACAGGTGCAAAAAATAGTTATATTCCTTTGAATATTTAAAATCCAACAGGATCAGATATGAACTCAACTCCATAACCTATACTTTAATCATAGTGCAGAGGGAGGGATTTGAACCCTCGTATCCCTACGAAACCAGACCCTCAATCTGGCGCCTTTGACCAATCTCGACAACCTCTGCTCCTGTTTTACTGCAATGTTGCAAACCTTATTTAATTTTTGATTGTTTTCTTTGATTTCTCCAGAATAATGAGTGATTCTCCCTGATATACAGAGTCCTCCTCAGGCCTCAACAGGTATTCATCACCCTTCCTAATGGCGATTATTTTTCTCCATTCATTTTCTACCATTTTATATAGTTCCCTGTAGCTTTTTCCCTTATAATCATCTTCCCTGATTTCCATAAAGTCCATACTTTCAGACTTAGAAAATATCTCAGAAATGAACTTCCACGATCCTGGATTATTTATCAATTTAATAATCGCTGATGAACTCATTTCCCCTCTAACAATAATTTCGTCCGCACCTGATTCTCTGGCATGCTCTCTACTTGATTTATTGATCAGTTCCACAATTGTGTTAATTTCAGGATTTAATTTTTTAACTGTCATCACTATAAGAATTGATTCTGCATCTACAGCCAGTGAATTCTCTGAACCATATTTCTCGTTTGGGAATATTATTGCTGTATGACTATTTTCTATACCAGCCCTCTTCAGATCCTTATAGTCCAGAGGGTTTCCCTTCACAAATTCCATATTTTCTTTTTCCTTTTCAGGTGGGTCCTGTCCCAGAACTATAAACGGATTTTTGTCCCTCATTATAACTTCAATTATGTCTGCCTGCTTTTCTGAATAATTACATATAATTACATGATCCTTCATTTTTGTTCGCACCTCTCCAAATCTCTTGAGAAGCTTAGCATCCACAAGCTCAGCGCCTATGGATACAAGTAATAAACTGAAACTTCCTACACCAATAATCATTATGAATATGGCATTTAATTTTCCCATAAATCCAACAATTGTAACGTCTCCATATCCAACTGTAGTAACTGTTTGCATAGTCCACCAAAGGGACTGAAAAAGGGAGTGAATGCCAGAGTTTGCAATAGGGTTCTCTATGTAATATTCAGAGAATACACTGTATAATAGCACAAATGCCGCAATAATTATGGTTTTACCTATATTGTGCTTTAATGCCTTCTTTACCCTTAATATGAATGTCTGTAGGTCAACCAACCATGGATGATTTAAGATTAGAAATATAATTTTTCTCTTTTATCACTGATTTTTACTTCCCAGTTAAATCTCCATGTGTATTACTTCAATAATACTAACTCACTGTTCCATTTCTTTCCCTAAAATCCCTGGCAGCAGTCAAGAAATACAAGGTGGCCGCATACGGGACATGCCTGCTGATGCCTGTATTCCACGCAGTATTCACATTTACACTGCTCCTCGAAACAATCAGAACACATTAGGTTGTTATGGTGTAGTAACATAAAAACTTTATAATTTGAATGCAATGCTGCAACGTGTCATACTTTGATCCTGCCATATTTCTTGCGGCAACAGGTATAATAGTACTGGAGATGTCAGAAGCGTCTGCAATTTCAATGTCCCTAGCTGTTGATGCTAAAAGCAATATTCCATTGCTTGCTGCAACTCTTGGTGTAATCACCGTTCTCATTCCAACGGCCTTTATAGGGAGTGCAATTTCACTACTTCCTCTAATTTATGTAAGACTGGTTTCTGCAACCTTATTACTGTATTTCGCACAAAGACTGGCAAAGAGTGCCAAAAGATCCATGAAATTCCAGTATCTGAAAAGCTTTCCAAAGTCCCATAAAGAAGAGCCATCAGATTCTGGAGTTTCCCTTACAGCATACACAGCTGGTGTTATAGAAGCTTTTGAGGCTGCTATTGTTCTTGTTGGACTCTATCCAGAAAGTTATTCTTCCACTGCCTACGGAATATTTCTTGGAATTGGGATTGTAATAGTTTTCTCCATAATACTAAGGTCACAGATAAGGAAGATCAAGCAGGCAATAATGAAGGTGGTTGTTTCATCACTCCTTTTTTCATTTTCAGCATTCTGGTACATAGAAACTGTGAAACCCATAGAAGAGATATTAATACTGCCTTTCTTCATTATTTTCTTCATGATAGTTTATGCATTTTCAACTTACGGGTTGAAAAATCTTAAAAATCCTGAAACTTCTTAATAAAATATTCATATTTTCACGAACCAAAAAATATCAGTATTACTACTACGGCGATTACAGACACCATTGATAAGACTGTTGCTATTTTTCCCTTTCCTGCAAAAATTGCCAGGAATGTACCCAGTATTCCAACCACTATAATTGGCGATGCAATTGCCGCTGTAATTCCCCTCTGAAACCCATACTGCGGTATCTGGCTCAGGAAAGTATATGCGAGATATGTAACCAATCCACCAATAAACAATGTTGTTATTGAAAAAATAATTACTGGATTTGTCTTTTTCTTTGTTTCTTCTTTCAATTTGTTTGAGTCTTCAATTCTGTCCTGCTCTGTTACGTCCCTAATTTCCTCAATGAATCTCCACGGGATGAATAACTTGTGATTTCTATATGCTACCATTACGCCCATGTCATCATATGTAAGAAGAGTGCATACTAGGCGGGTCATGTTGCCATCATACACCACTGTGACATTACTGTTTAGGAATGATTCTATTGCCAATACAGATAAATGAGTTTTGCGCTAATAAGATTTTCTTTTTACATCGATTATGATTTTTCAAAGACTGTTTTCATTTGTGTTCGTTTTTATCCATTCTATTGATAACTTTATTATCTCATCAAAATTTTCTTCGTAATAAAAC contains:
- a CDS encoding potassium channel family protein, with the translated sequence MVDLQTFILRVKKALKHNIGKTIIIAAFVLLYSVFSEYYIENPIANSGIHSLFQSLWWTMQTVTTVGYGDVTIVGFMGKLNAIFIMIIGVGSFSLLLVSIGAELVDAKLLKRFGEVRTKMKDHVIICNYSEKQADIIEVIMRDKNPFIVLGQDPPEKEKENMEFVKGNPLDYKDLKRAGIENSHTAIIFPNEKYGSENSLAVDAESILIVMTVKKLNPEINTIVELINKSSREHARESGADEIIVRGEMSSSAIIKLINNPGSWKFISEIFSKSESMDFMEIREDDYKGKSYRELYKMVENEWRKIIAIRKGDEYLLRPEEDSVYQGESLIILEKSKKTIKN
- a CDS encoding COG4280 domain-containing protein, whose product is MSYFDPAIFLAATGIIVLEMSEASAISMSLAVDAKSNIPLLAATLGVITVLIPTAFIGSAISLLPLIYVRLVSATLLLYFAQRLAKSAKRSMKFQYLKSFPKSHKEEPSDSGVSLTAYTAGVIEAFEAAIVLVGLYPESYSSTAYGIFLGIGIVIVFSIILRSQIRKIKQAIMKVVVSSLLFSFSAFWYIETVKPIEEILILPFFIIFFMIVYAFSTYGLKNLKNPETS
- a CDS encoding M1 family metallopeptidase yields the protein MEVLNYWIKLEYDHKNKTYSGKEKIQLEGKEDRLILNTLEQKINKITLDGKNVELLEGRRDDEKIIEAKLNGNSILEIEFTSKLNEALTGLYLARASDGSEMATTQFESIGARRAFPCFDNPSMKATFDLEITTASDLDVISNMPEKEVVKSGSVKTVKFQRTPRMSTYLVYIGIGKFETKESSFENVKLYLSGLKGNLDTTDFPLVMAAQSLEFFNDYFGIKYPLPKMHLISVPEFAAGAMENWGAITFREVAILVNKSTGGATKKRVAAVIAHEIAHQWFGNLVTMKWWNDLWLNESFATFMMYKVVENYYPEWKVTGDMLLSRGRGAFTDDSLESTHPIEANVKEPEEIEQIFDQISYGKGGMILRMIESYAGKESFQAGLHNYLEKFSYSNAEGQDLWKSIAKASGKPVDRIMESWVKREGYPILKLTYDSNKIKITQSRFYLDGREGRDIWPVPLTVLRENGDESILMETRETTISGENFVKLNVGETGFYRVLYPEQFYAGIHSKSEKLDYKDFIGILSDLYAFVVSGKINLKVYLDVVREFSSSSELNIVTQISNDLSELRNILTSNNALDEVYLNFHREQVKRLEEKKSKDVNDSILYGTVLRRLVDIDWEKAKEMAAKFQNMENEIPDIRDSIAVAYAKETKNLQEIQKKMFSLKSDEDKVKLIVAAGHIPGENAFNSMYGLIEEGKIKKQDVSSYFTSFGAYRENRDLAVKEFSKMVSKLQDIFSGSGTASNLVFALVPLVGLNRVKEMENLLNSIRNSKIERGIMKGMERLKINQKLLDRMQSA